The Thermofilaceae archaeon DNA segment CTTGACGGCGGCCAGCGTCACCTCCAGCGTCCTCACCCCCTCGATGTACGGGACGTCGGTTTCGCGGCCCAGCTTGACGCAGTCGATGAAGTGCCGATCCTCCTCGAAGTAGGGGTCAACTGTCGCGCTAATGACGCTCCTCTCCTCGCCCCGCGCGACGATTACGTCGCCGCCCGAGCCGATGAGCTCCAGGTTCCTAGCGATCAAGCGGAAGTTCACGTCCATTCCGGCCGGCTGCGCGGCGCACGTGCTGGTTACGGAGCCGATCGCGCCCGACTTGAAGCGCATGATAACGGCTGACGCGGCCTCGATGTTGAAGTTGGGCAGGTCGCGCAGCGACCTCGTCTCGAAGTACGCTGAAACCTCCTCAACCTCGCTGCCCACCAGCCAGCGCCCCAGATCGACGAGGTGGGTCGACTGCTCAACCAGCTGGCCCCCGCTTAGCTCCCTACGCCTCCACCAGTGGTCGGGGCCCCCCGCCACGCCGCCGATCCACCATGCCTCGTACAGAATGACGTCTCCGCCCATCTCGCGGAGCAGCTGCCTCGCAGCCCTCATCGAGTCGAGGAAGCGCCTCGTGTAACCGACGAGCGTGATAACGCCCGCCCTCTCCACCGCCCTCAGGATCTCTACGGCCCTCTCGAGGGTGAGCGCGACGGGTTTCTCAACGAA contains these protein-coding regions:
- a CDS encoding Gfo/Idh/MocA family oxidoreductase codes for the protein MRVRVGFIGCGGIAQVHADRLVKMEDVELVAFSDAVPSRAQSFAERYGGRAYADYRQMLEREKLDAVFICIPPYAHTDQEILCAERGVHFFVEKPVALTLERAVEILRAVERAGVITLVGYTRRFLDSMRAARQLLREMGGDVILYEAWWIGGVAGGPDHWWRRRELSGGQLVEQSTHLVDLGRWLVGSEVEEVSAYFETRSLRDLPNFNIEAASAVIMRFKSGAIGSVTSTCAAQPAGMDVNFRLIARNLELIGSGGDVIVARGEERSVISATVDPYFEEDRHFIDCVKLGRETDVPYIEGVRTLEVTLAAVKSAEEGRPVKLPLFPY